The Rickettsia felis URRWXCal2 genome contains the following window.
CGGTTAATTACTAATATGACGCTAATGTTACAAAAGGAAGTAGTAGAACGTATTTGTGCTATGCCGTCAACTAAAGCATATGGCAGGTTATCGGTAATATGTCAGTTAATTACTAAAGTGGAAAAATGCTTTGACGTAGCACCGACTGCTTTCTATCCACCACCTAAAGTATATTCTGCGATAGTCAAACTAATACCTTTAGAAAATCCGCCGTCTATTGCTCTGATAAATAAAGTTGAGCAAATAACAAAACTTGCTTTTGCAGGACGACGGAAAATGATCAAATCATCATTGAAAAATCTTGTACCTAATATACATTAAATATTAACTCAGTTGAAAATCAATGATAATTATCGTGCTGAAAATCTTACTCCTCAAGATTATTTGAGAATTGCCGAAATGTTGGACAATGTCACCTAGTTCGCTTGACGAGCGTTGTTGCATGGCTCGGAAAATCTGCAGGGTGTTATACCGTGGACAAGCCGGCGTTGTTGCATGGCTCAACTTCACTCCTGTCATCCTAGCTAACTTGATCGCGGGATCTAGCTTAAAATACTAAATTATTAATATTTTTTATTGTTTTTATGGACCTAGTTAGCAAGCCACAGGGTGACATAGTGGGGTTTACTGAGGCATGCAACAACGTCGGACAAGCCACGGGATGACACATCATTCAGTTTTATCTAACTTTTTTGCTTCTGCTTCTTGCTGTAGTTTATATTCTGCTGCTTTTTCTTCTATATAGTTAAAAAAGAAATAACAAAATGTTAAAAAGCTAGTTAAAATGATTGCAAACGTTATTAATATTAATTTAAGTTCTTTTTTAGAGTTTTCAGCTTTTAATCGTTTTTCCTCCTCTTCATCAATTATAAACTTAGGTAATATATTTGATTCTTCTTCTTTATTTTCCATGCGTTACCAATATCTTAAGTTTATTAAAAATTAATGATAGAGTTTAAATATCATTTAAGTAAATTACGATATAAAGATACTTAAAATAAGTTAACAATTTTTAATCATTAGTTGTGATTTAATATAAATTACTGGTGCTTTTTAAAATAATTTTCTTTCACCGAACCTAGGTCCTATGCACTTTTAATAGAATAATCATAATTATGGCTCTTTTTAGCTGCAAATTATCAGATTTTTTTGAAATATGAATAACTATTCCTTCAAAAATCTTATTAATTTTCGCTTAAAAATATCTCATAATTATAATCATTAATCAAAAGTGCACAGAACCTAGAGTTTCTGATTGTTAATTTTGGGAAATCTACATTATCTTAGCCAAGTGTATGAAAGTATTTAAGCTTTCTTCGTCGTCTTTGGTCATTATATAAGGTACTTTAACATATATAAGCATTTGATGAGTTTTATCCAATATTTTATTTTTCTCTAAAAACGCATATAATTTATGAGTATTGTTAAATTCATCTTGTATACTAAACGCTTTATTTGCTACAACTGATTTATCAGATTTTGATATAAAATTATCAATAAAATAGTTTAAAGAATCTCCAAATAATTCGTTTAATTGCTGATCATTTTGAAGTTCTTCATATGATAATGATCTTGCAGTTTTCAACTTAAAATAAGATTTAATCATTTCAAGAGCAGAATATCTATCGCAGTTATTATTAAGAATTTTATATAACATTTTTTTATCAAAATATGCAGGTACCATTTTTAAATCCTTATTAATAATTTGCTGTTTGTAATAAGATAATTGACGCATAAAAACGATAATTGTAGCTGTAAGACCTGCAACTAAGATAGAGTATAAATTTAGTGATTGAAAAAGCATATTTTAAATATATTTAATTATAACTACCAACGATAGTATAGTATTTTTGCTTTTCAATCTAAAAATGAACCATTACTATATATTACTTATTTTTTCTTTCAATTAGTTTATTTATCACATATTTATTGTGCCGCTAATAGAACATGAGGTTTGTATAAATTAAGTTTCAACTCAACTAATCAATTTTTATATCTAAGACAAGAAAGTTATTAAAAAATAAATTTCTAAAATCTTATTAATTTTTGCTTAAAAATATATTAAAATATAAGAAAATAAAGAAGTTGAACATCAATTAATGCAGATAAATAAGCAGCAAGAAAAAGGACCGTTTGATATTATTGGTGATGTACATGGTTGTTATGATGAGTTAAAAAACTTATTAGAAAAGCTCGGTTATAGAATTAAAAAAGGTAATAAATATATTATTACTCATCCTCAAGAAAGACGAATTATTTTCGTAGGGGACTTAGTAGATCGAGGTCCAAACTCACCGGAAGTGTTACGCTTAGTAATGGATAGTGTTTCCTCATCTATTGCCTTTTGCGTTAACGGTAACCATGATGACAAACTAAAACGAAAACTTCAGGGACGAAATGTTGTTATTGCTAATGGACTTCAGGAAACACTTGAGCAATTAGAAAACGAGTCGGCGGAATTTAAAGCATCTGTTCTTGAATTTTTAGAAAGTTTAAGTAGTTATTACATATTAGATAATGAAAAATTAGCAGTATCACATGCCGGCATTAAAGAAAAAGATCTAGGGCGTAGTTCTGAGCGAATAAGTAAATTTTGTATGTATGGTGCAACCATCGGTGAAATTGATGAGTTTGGTTTACCGCTTCGTTATCCGTGGGACCAAGAATATCAAGGAAATACGCTGATTGTTTATGGGCATACCCCTGTTTGTGAAGCACAGTGGCTTAATAATACTATAAATATTGATACAGGATGTGTATTTGGAGGTAAACTTACTGCACTTCGTTATCCGGAAAAAGAGTTAGTTTCTGTAGATGCTGCGAAAATTTATTATAAACCAATCAAACCATTTAAGAAATAAATGTATGAGATAGTTCAAATAAAAATTGTAAATATTTTTCATAAGCCTCAGTACAACCCGACTAAATTATTTAGATTTTTGCATATTTAATATTTCTTGCTTTTTTTCTTTTGCTTCAGGGTAGTTGGGGTCCAATTCTAATGCTATATTATATAGCTCAAGTGCTTCATTATACCTTTTTAATTTTTCCATAGTTAATGCTTTATAAAAATATGTATGAGGGTTATAAGGTTCTAATTTTATACCGCTATCAAAAGATTTGAGAGCAAAGTGATATTTAGCTTGGTTAAATAAGGTTATACCTTTGTTATAATGTGCTTTATAATCATTAACATTTAATTTAAGAGCGATATCATAAGATTCAATTGCAAGGTCATTAATTAAAAACTATTCCACGATTTACATATGCTCTAAAATCATCAGGTTTAAGTTCAATCGCTTTATTGTAAGATTCAAACGCCTTGTCATATAGATTAAGATTTCTATAAGCATTACCTCTATTAATATAAAAAATAAAATCATTTAGATCATATTGAATAGCCTTATTATACATTTCAATAGCAAGACGGTACTTTTCTAAATCATAATATATATTACCAATATTAAAATATAATGTAGAAATCTCTAAGTTTAATTCTACAGCTTTGTTATATGCTTCTAAAGCCAATTCATATTTTTTTAAATTTTGTAATGCCAAACCTAAATAAAAATAAGCTAATGAATCATTAGGGGCAATTTCTAGACCTTCACTATAAGCTATTACTGCTAATTCATTTTTACCTAAGGTAACTAATGCGTAACCTTTATTAAAATATGCATAAGCATTAGTTGGATCAAAAATAATTACTTTATCAAAACAATGAATTGCTTGATTATATTCCTGTATTTTAGTTAAAATTACTCCTTTTAAATAGTATGCATCAATATATTTAGAATCATATTCAATTGCTTTATCAAGCATTTTTAAGGCTAAATCATATTCCTTAATTTCATTGATGTGCGACTCGGAAGAAAGCAAGGCTCATATAAATATAAAGAATTTATATTTAGAGGATTAATTAAATGCGGTAATACAGGGAAAGTTGTAACATCCGTAATAAAAAAAGGAGTTTACACTTATTTAATAGTATGGGATGCAACTAATCCCGAAAGAGCAATATATATAAAAGAAGAAAAGGTATTAGAGGAAGTAGAAGAAGTTTTAGAATCATTGCAATTAGAACCGAAATTTTTACAAGAGATAATAACATATATAACAAACTCGGTAAATGCAGAGCATGAATATTATAAGAAACGTATAAAAGAGTTAAACGCAGAAAGTATTAGATTAAAAGACGGTATGGATAGATTAATGAATTTATATATTAAGGGACAAATCAGCGAAGAGAAACACGAAGAAAAAAGATTAGAATTGGAGCAGAAACGCAAAGAAATAACAAAAGAAATTGAAACACGTGATAAAGATGATGATAGCTTTACAAAAATGCTAGTTTCCTTGATATCAACAGCCTCAAGTGCCTATAAGATATTTAAAAGTTCCAGCGTGGGCCAAAAAAGGCGTTTAATAAATTTAATATTTGGGAACTTAATATTGAAACCTGGAAAGCTTGACTTTATGCTGCGTTCGCCGTTTGATACATTGGTGAATTCGCCTAAAACCGGCGAATGGTACCCGCGGCCGGACTTGAACCGGCAAGAGCTTACGCTCCACGGATTTTAAGTCCGTTATGTCTACCATTCCATCACGCGGGCAATTATAAATACAGAACTGTATTTTTCTAAGTGGACAGATTAATAAAAAAAATACAAAAAAGCAAGTACTTTTATCGTTAATATATTAGTCTGATATGAAAAAGTTATTAAACCCTTTCAAAATAGTTAGTTTACGCATTAATTTATTAGATAATTAACTTAAATAGTGACAAAATAGTAATAATATGATAGATTAGTTTCAGAAAGTAATACTTTCTCTTGCATGTTATTGACTTGTTTATTGACAAATGCCGCAAGGTAAGGTAGTTTTGCATAATGAATTTTTATCGGCTCTTATATTTAAGTAAGATTTAAAGTAAAATTTAAGTTTTAGTTATTATAAGCGTGTGTTAAGTTCAAATAAGTAATTTCTATCTAATAAAGGTTTTTATGGCTACAAATATAGTAGGTAAAGTTAAGTGGTATAATTCTACGAAGAATTTTGGATTTATTGAACAGGAAAATGGCGGCAAAGATGTGTTTGTACACAAATCAGCCGTAGATGCAGCAGGTTTACATAGCCTTGAAGAAGGACAATATGTAATTTTTGATCTTGAAGAAAAGCAAGGAAAAGCCTACGCTGTTAACCTCAGAATTAAATAAATATATTTATAATACCAAAAGCAGCTATCCAAAATTGTTTATAATTTAGGGTAGCCTAGTCATCTTTATCAAAATAGTAAATATTTTGTTTTTGTCTTATAATAACCTATATAATTTTAAGTATAATAAATTATTTTTACTAAGGGGCATGAAAATGCCCTAAATCTAATAATATTATTCTGGCTTGAATAAGATTCTAAAATAGTTTCATTATTCATTATCGTTTTATATATTTAGTTGGTTTGTAATCTAGCTTAAGCATATTTTTTGATTCAGGATAATTATATAAGTCGTTATTTTAATTTACTATAACTTATTTTTTATACAATAGACCTGCATAACTTATCTTAGAGGCTATCTGTAAATAAATTTTAATTAGTAATTAAAGAGTTTTTTTAGCGAAAAGTGATAAGATTTTTGAAGAAATAGTTATTCATATTTCAAAAAAATCTTATAATTTGCAGCCGAAAAGAATTAAATTATCGGTTAAAATTTATTTACAGCTAGGCTCAGGAAATAAGAGATCTCTACTCTACTCAAGCGTACTATAGTTAAGTATGCAAGGCTGAGAGAGCGTCTCATATATCTTTAAGAAATGGGTTATGTAAGAGGTCTAATCAATAATGTGCATATTTTGATTTAAAACTATATTGGATTATATAATGAAAAATTTTAATTTATCTGAAGAATTAATTATCGCTCTTGAGACAATGAATATCACTGAGCCGACTGAAATACAAAAGCAATCGATTCCGGTTGCAATGACGGGGTCGGACATACTCGCTTCTAGCCAAACAGGTTCAGGAAAAACTCTCGCTTATTTATTGCCGTTAATTGATTCATTTATTAAAAATAAAAACTACTGCTTTAATTCTTGTTCCGACTAGAGAATTAGCAACACAAATACACAGTACTTTAAATAAAGTAACTACATCCTATAAAATTAATAGTGCAGTTTTGATAGGCGGTGAACCGATGCCTAAACAATTTATGCAATTAAAAAAGAATCCGAAAGTGATTATCGGTACGCCGGGGCGTATTATCGATCACTTAAATAGAGGAAGTTTAAAAATTGATCGCATAGGCATAACCGTACTTGACGAAATGGATAGAATGCTTGATATGGGGATGAAAGAACAGTTAGAAGAAATCAATAAATTTTTACCGGAAAAAAGACAAGTTTTAATGTTTTCCGCTACTATGCCAAAACATATTATTGCTGTTTCTCAAAAATATCTAAACAATCCGATACGTATTACGGTAGGTGCTACTAATAAAGCAGCTGCAGAAATAAAACAGGAATCAATGCATGTTTCTGATAAAGAAAAATTTAGTGAATTAACTAAACAACTTGGTAACAGGGAAGGATCGGTAATTATTTTTGTGAAGACTAAACGCTCTGCTGATCAATTAGCTAAAATGTTAAAATATGAAAATCATAAAGCAGAAGCTATACATGGTGATTTAAGTCAGCGTCAACGTGAAAGAGTAATTTTATCATTTCGTAAGTCAAATCATAGAATAATGGTAGCAACTGATGTAGCGGCTCGTGGACTTGATATTCCTCATACACAGCATGTTATTAATTATGATTTACCTATGTGTCCTGAAGATTATTTACATAGAATAGGTAGAACGGGTAGAGCAGGGGCTACCGGACATGCTTTGTCTTTTATTTCTCCGGATGATGTTATTAGATGGCGTGCAATTGATCGTCTAGTAAATAAAGGTGAAACTACACCACGCAGTGAGTTTAGGAGTGATAAAAATAATCGTAAAAGATCATTCGGTAAAAGAGTCGGCGGTGAGGGTAAAAAGTTTAATTCTTTTGATAATAATCGTAAAAAAACTTTTGACGGTAACAGCTACGGTAATAAAAGAAAGAAAGTATCGTAGTTTAGATTTACGTTAAGAATGCTTCGTCAAAACTTACAGTTTTTCCTCGCAATGACGGAAAAACCGATCTATGCAACAACGCCAACTCTATGCGGGAATGACATCAAGGCATTTTATATCAGGAGGATAAATTCATAAATTTTAATTTTTCACGATTTCAATATATATCTAATATTTTCTTTATATTAATAATTTCTTTTCCCGGAGGTTTAATTTATTTACTTACCGGTTCAACTCTTTCTTTTTGGCTTCGAGAATCCGGTTTTGATAAAATCACTATCGGGCTTTTTAGTTTAGTTAATTTTATTCATATATTTAAATTTTTATGGGGTCCTTTACTAGAAAAAGTAAGTTTTGCTCCTTTAAGTAAGCGAGGATATAAATATTGTTTAATTATTGCTTTGGTTAGCTGTATTTGTTGTGTATATATTCTAACAAATTTTAACCCTAACACTCATTTTATACCATTTGCTTTATGCTTAGTAGCTGTGGCATTTTTTTCTTCCATTTATGATATGTTGCTTCAATCATCACAGATGTTACTTATTACAAATAAAAATTGGGGCATAAGTGAGGCAGCTTGTACTACAGGCTTTAGGATAGGTATACTTATAGCAGGTTCAGGGGCGTTATATTTATCGACTATCATATCTTGGCAAGATGTTTATCGTTCTATGGCAATTTTATGTATACCGTCATTACTATTAATTATAATCTATCCGCTTAAATTTAAAGATAAGACAATTATCAACGATTTTGATAGATTTTGGTATGCTTTTTATGACTTTATCAAGAAACCTAAATGGCTAATAATTGTTAGTTTTATGCTTCTATATCGTCTTCAAGATAATTTTCTTTCAATTATGCCGAATATGTTTTATCTCGATATTGGGTATACGAAGAAAGATTTAGCTCTTGGATATAAAGCTTTTGGTATGTGTGCTGCAATCCTTGGAGGTTTTATAGGCGGGTTTTTGTGCCGAAAATATGAATATTTTTATTTGCTTAAAAGAGCATTAATATATCATGCTTTATCTAGCCTATCTTTTTTATTTCTCTATTTTTATAATCGAGATATTACAAGTCTGTATATAGCGGTCTTTTTTCAAGAATTTACCAAAGGCTTAACTATGTCGCCGTTTTTTTCTTACCAATTAAGATGTTGTAGTTCTAAATATTGTATAACCCAAATTGCGTTAATTACTTCTATTGCTTATATTAGTACCATACTGTTTGGTAGTATTTCAGGCTATGCAGCTACTTATTTAGGTTGGACTTATTTTTTCCTCGTAGCAGGATTTTGTTTTATACCGGCTTATATATTAATTAAATATTTACCGCCTTATGTTATTCCTAGCTAAAAGGGTTGTTGTTGTGTGGCTCGGCTCCATCATCCCGTGATTTATTCACGGGATCTAGTTAAAAATACTAATATTATTAGTATTTTTAGTTGTTTTACTGGATACTGTAGACAAGCCACGGTATGACACTGAACGTGCTTTTCGAACCATACAACAACGCCTAAATTAATCCGCTAATCCGGCTAGCTTTACTTCAGGAAATAATTCTTCTTCCAATTTTGATAGGTCGTGTATTAGCTCCGGACTAAATAGAGGTGCTAATTTGTTAGATAATGGAACTAAGTCTTCATCTGTAGTTATCTTTATAAATTCAATCCTTGCCTTAAATCGTGCCAATTCAAGTTCTTTAATATTAAGATGTGTGTTATTAAAAATTTCCTTGATTGCATCGTGTATTATATAGCTATCTTTTGAAGATAATTTAGACCTCAATGGTCTACTCATAGATAATAGTAATAGATTCGATTCATTGTCAAACATGAACATTTCCACAGGTTCGTCCGTATAAGAGAATTTGGAAAGAAATATTATATGAGTTTTATAATAATCATGATATTTGTCTTTAAGATAGTTTTGGTATTTGCTTAAACCTTCTAGTCGTGTATGTTCTTCTATATTAGCTTTTAGTGTAATACAAGTTTTTAGACGTCCATTGTCTGCAGCTGATACAAAAAATTCATCAATATATTTTTGTTCAGGTTTATATCCACTACTTAATAAAAATTTTATTACCTCTGTATTTTGATATTTTGAAGCTTCACCTAATATACAATCAATGGATGAGATAGCCGGTGATGAACCTATAAGTTTTAAATTATTTTTTTCAATATCCGGTAATTTCTTCTCAAATAAATATTCAAATACACTTAAATTTGAATGACTAATTGCCAATTCAATATGCTCTGGCTTAATGATTGCACCTTTTTGCACTAAAAGATCTATTATTTCTATGCTTTTGTTTTCTCCTCTAATCGCATAATATAATGCATTTTGAACCTTAATATCATCTTGCTCACAAAGCAATTTTACTATCTCTTTATATCCTTTGTCTGCCGCAAGCCCTAAAGGGGTAATATAGTTTATTCCACTATGGTTATTTATATCAAATCCAAAATTTATTAATAAATTAAGCGTTTCAAGATCATTATTAATAACCGCAATTAAAGACAGGGTACTATGAGATGTTCCAACATTATTTGGTTTATCTTCATCGATAGCAAAATAACGTATTG
Protein-coding sequences here:
- a CDS encoding Protein phosphatase — protein: MQINKQQEKGPFDIIGDVHGCYDELKNLLEKLGYRIKKGNKYIITHPQERRIIFVGDLVDRGPNSPEVLRLVMDSVSSSIAFCVNGNHDDKLKRKLQGRNVVIANGLQETLEQLENESAEFKASVLEFLESLSSYYILDNEKLAVSHAGIKEKDLGRSSERISKFCMYGATIGEIDEFGLPLRYPWDQEYQGNTLIVYGHTPVCEAQWLNNTINIDTGCVFGGKLTALRYPEKELVSVDAAKIYYKPIKPFKK
- a CDS encoding TPR repeats; the protein is MLSSESHINEIKEYDLALKMLDKAIEYDSKYIDAYYLKGVILTKIQEYNQAIHCFDKVIIFDPTNAYAYFNKGYALVTLGKNELAVIAYSEGLEIAPNDSLAYFYLGLALQNLKKYELALEAYNKAVELNLEISTLYFNIGNIYYDLEKYRLAIEMYNKAIQYDLNDFIFYINRGNAYRNLNLYDKAFESYNKAIELKPDDFRAYVNRGIVFN
- the cspA gene encoding Cold shock-like protein, which codes for MATNIVGKVKWYNSTKNFGFIEQENGGKDVFVHKSAVDAAGLHSLEEGQYVIFDLEEKQGKAYAVNLRIK
- a CDS encoding ATP-dependent RNA helicase RhlE; this encodes MDYIMKNFNLSEELIIALETMNITEPTEIQKQSIPVAMTGSDILASSQTGSGKTLAYLLPLIDSFIKNKNYCFNSCSD
- a CDS encoding ATP-dependent RNA helicase RhlE, which translates into the protein MIHLLKIKTTALILVPTRELATQIHSTLNKVTTSYKINSAVLIGGEPMPKQFMQLKKNPKVIIGTPGRIIDHLNRGSLKIDRIGITVLDEMDRMLDMGMKEQLEEINKFLPEKRQVLMFSATMPKHIIAVSQKYLNNPIRITVGATNKAAAEIKQESMHVSDKEKFSELTKQLGNREGSVIIFVKTKRSADQLAKMLKYENHKAEAIHGDLSQRQRERVILSFRKSNHRIMVATDVAARGLDIPHTQHVINYDLPMCPEDYLHRIGRTGRAGATGHALSFISPDDVIRWRAIDRLVNKGETTPRSEFRSDKNNRKRSFGKRVGGEGKKFNSFDNNRKKTFDGNSYGNKRKKVS
- the ampG2 gene encoding AmpG protein gives rise to the protein MVSCICCVYILTNFNPNTHFIPFALCLVAVAFFSSIYDMLLQSSQMLLITNKNWGISEAACTTGFRIGILIAGSGALYLSTIISWQDVYRSMAILCIPSLLLIIIYPLKFKDKTIINDFDRFWYAFYDFIKKPKWLIIVSFMLLYRLQDNFLSIMPNMFYLDIGYTKKDLALGYKAFGMCAAILGGFIGGFLCRKYEYFYLLKRALIYHALSSLSFLFLYFYNRDITSLYIAVFFQEFTKGLTMSPFFSYQLRCCSSKYCITQIALITSIAYISTILFGSISGYAATYLGWTYFFLVAGFCFIPAYILIKYLPPYVIPS
- a CDS encoding Ankyrin repeat; the protein is MPKKFTTRKGDIYTIDTPNEENLFKSVINKNTSEAFRYISQFNFPLSDNIKTIRYFAIDEDKPNNVGTSHSTLSLIAVINNDLETLNLLINFGFDINNHSGINYITPLGLAADKGYKEIVKLLCEQDDIKVQNALYYAIRGENKSIEIIDLLVQKGAIIKPEHIELAISHSNLSVFEYLFEKKLPDIEKNNLKLIGSSPAISSIDCILGEASKYQNTEVIKFLLSSGYKPEQKYIDEFFVSAADNGRLKTCITLKANIEEHTRLEGLSKYQNYLKDKYHDYYKTHIIFLSKFSYTDEPVEMFMFDNESNLLLLSMSRPLRSKLSSKDSYIIHDAIKEIFNNTHLNIKELELARFKARIEFIKITTDEDLVPLSNKLAPLFSPELIHDLSKLEEELFPEVKLAGLAD